Genomic window (Subtercola endophyticus):
TCGGCCGGCACGACGTCGATCACGCTGAAGCCACCGGTGCTCGCCTCGTGCAGCGAGACCGGGCGATGGTGCCCGCGATGCACCTTCTTGCGGTCTTTCGCCCGGCGCACGCGCTCCATGAGCTTGCCGATCGCCAGGTCGAAAGCGACGTATTTGTCGCTGCCTGCGCTCTCGGCGCGAACGACGGGACCGGGGCCGATCAGCGTCAGTTCGACCCTGTCGTCGCCACCCGAGGCGTTCGCGGAATTGTGCCGGCAGACCTTGACCTCGAGCACGAGTGCACGATCGGCGAGAAGAGAGACTTTCTCTGCCTTCTCCGTCGCATAACTGCGAAATCGGTCAGTGATCCCTAGGTTGCGGCCCGTGATGTTGATCTCCATGGCAATCTCCTAGTCTCAAAAAGACACGCCGCCTTGTGGTCAAAGCGAGTTCCTCCGCGCCTTTTGACCCACCGTACTCGCCACCCCTCTGTCTGTCACCAGCTGGAGCTGAGTTCGCCTCATTCCGTCACGAATTCGGTCGAACGCAGCACCGCAGAGCGACCGTGCCGACGCTCGGCGAAGGCCACCGTGGCGGCGCCGACCACGTGTGCTCCTGCGGATTCGAGGGCACGACGACACTCCAGAAGGGTCGCCCCAGTCGTGACGACATCGTCGACGAGCAACACCGTGGCACCCTGCAGAGAACCTTCTGGGAATCTGGTGCGAACGGCCAGAGAGCCCGCGAGATTCTGCTGACGGGCTGCGACTCCGAGGCCCGCCTGGTCTCGCACGCGCCGGGCGACACGCAGCGGACGGATGATCGGCAGCTCGAGTCGCGCACGGCGAACCAGCACGTCCACGGGGTTGTAGCCGCGTGTTCGGTACGCCGCGCGTGACGACGGCGCCACCGCGAGCACGAGTTCGGTACCGGGCGGGAGCCGCGCGAGGCACGCTCGCCGAGCATCCGTTACCGCTGCAGCGAGCACGAGCCCCAGGGTCGGAGCGAGGTCGGTTCGACCGTGCTCTTTGAGCAGAGAGAGGGCACGGGCCACCGTTTCGCTGTACGGCAACCCGGCCCAGATCGGAAAGCCCGCCTCAGCCATCGCTGACTCCGACGGGGCCGACCCCGGCTGTGACACCGCCGCTGGCACCGGCGCTGACACCGGTGCTGACACCGAAAGCGCTGTCACCGCCGGGGTGAATTCGGCAGCGCAGCGAGAGCAGACCGGGCGATCGGGGGTACCGCACACCGCACATTCGGTAGGCAGCACCAGTGCGAGTGCGTCGAGCAGAGCTGAGCTGAATTTCATTCTGCAAGCCTGGTCGCGGCCGGCAAGCCGAGAGCGCTCGAGTACCCGATCTGTGCACAACCCGCAGCAAGCACCGACTGTGCAATCGCAGCGCCTACGTCTGCGTCGCCAACATGCCGACGCCCGTCGTATTCGTCTGCCACCCACTGCCGCGCTGCTGCTGCAGGTCGCCGGCCGAGGTCAGCAGCCAGAGCCCGCTGAGATCGTTTCCGCCCGCGATCGTCGTTGCGTTGACCGGAACACCGAGATTGCTGCTGATTCCGCCGATCTGCTGCAGAACGATACGGTCGTCGCCGCTGGCCGACACCGTGAGCGAGGCCACGTTCGATTCGTCGACCCAGGTCGCATCGACCGGGGTTCCGCCGCCGCTGGCGAGGGTCACCGGGTTGCCGAGCCGCTCGGGCACACCGTCTTTGTCACGGATGACGGCGGCGACGACGAGCTTGGGCTGGCCGTCCGAGGTCGTGAGCGCGAGCGCCCTGGTTCCGTCGCGTGAGATGTCGAGCGACGTGATCGAGGTCGCTCCATCCCACCCGGCCACCACGGCGTGCGCGGTGCCATCGCTGCCGTAGGCCTGAACGGCACCGGGGTTGCCGGCGGGTACCGACCAGACGAATCCCGCCGGATCCACCGACGGCGGAACGAGGCCAGGGCGGTTGTCGACGAGCACCGGGGCATTGGATCCGGGCTGCACGGCGAACACCCCGGCTGCGGTGGCCACCGCGAACACCTTCGCCGACGACACTACCGAGAGCGGGGCCAGCGCCTGGATCTTGTCGCTGACCGCTGGAATCGGTGTCGCTGCATTACCCGACAAGTACCCGAAGACGTTCGCCATATCGACAAGCGCCTGCGGGTTCACCCGTGGATCGACCGAGGGCGCGGGGCCGGCGAGCACCGTCACCGGATTCTGGTTCACCGTCATGACCACGCTCGCAACCGACGCCACGGTGGAGAGCGACTCGTCGAGCTGGTACTGCATGCGCTGCAGAGCCTGCGCCGACTGCGAAAGCACCTGGCTCGACACCGGCACGTTCGCTCTGCCGGAGTCGACGACCACGGCTGTGGTCTCGGTGCCGTCGGGAAAAGCCGTCACGACAGCACCCTGCCCGAGCCACGGCGCCGGCCCCGCAAGCAACGCCTTCACGACCCGGGTACTCGTCGACTCGTCTTTCGCGAACCAGCGTACGTCGGGCACGAGGTAGGTGTAGGTCGGGTCGTAGAAATACAGCGGATGCGACCCGAACACCTGACTGAAGCGCAGCTGTTCGAGAATGATGCCGGGGTTCGCGGCGCTGATGCGCCATTGGCCGTTCTCTTGCGAGAAAGTGAACGGAAGCGTGACGGCCGCCGATGACGCGCTCTCTTGATACTGGCCGGTGGCGTCGACCTCGGCCAGCGGCGTCACGCTGATGCTTATCGAGGTGTCAGAGAGCGTCGTCTCGGCCGGCTGACCGGCATCGATCAGCACCCCGGCATTCGGATCCCACGTTTTCGAGAAGTCGTCGGTGAGGTACTTGCGCGCCACCCCGTAGTCGTTCTGCGGGCTGGCCGCGGCCTGCAGAAAGCCGTTCAGAATCTGCGACTGGTTCGCACCCGACACCGGGTCGGGTGGCAGCAGAATCACGTCGCTGTCGTTCGGGGTCGAGCTGACCGCCTGCGAGTGCACCGCTCCCGAATCGGGGATGCCCGTGCATCCGGTGACCGCAAGCAGAGCCGTGACCACCCCGGCCAGCGCGAACGTCACCCGGCGCGCGCGCTTCTGCGTGCCGGCCGTCATGCGCTGCCCTCGACAGAGTTCGCCGCTCGCGAGTCGGACGGGCTAGCCGTGCGCAGCTCGGCGGGAAGGCCGACCGGCTCGTCGAAGGTGTGCGTCGGGTCGTACGAACGGGTGAAGAGGTGGGCGCCCGTGTCGTCGGTGCGATCGGGATCGGCGTCTTCTGGCGGATCTTCGGGCGGCAACGGAAGCGGCGAGGTGCCGAGGGGGCGACCGTGCACCCGCGGCAGGGTGAGCCGGAAGCAGCTGCCGACGCCGCTCTCTGACCACACCTCGAGCTGGCCGCCGTGCAGGGCCGCATCCTCGAGCGAGATGGCGAGGCCCAGACCGGTTCCGCCGATGGTGCGCTTACGCGAGGGATCGGCGCGCCAGAAGCGCTCGAATACCCGCTCGGCGTCTTCGGCGCTCATGCCGATGCCGTGATCGCGCACCGAGATTGCGATCGCAGAGACGTTGCTGTCGACCGAGACGAGAATCGGGCGACCCTCACCGTGCTCGATGGCGTTGCCGAGCAGGTTCGTGACAATGCGCCGGATGCGCCGCGCGTCGATCTCGACCTCGATATGACCGCCGGGGGCGTAGATGCGTATCTCCGAACCCGCGGCCTCGGCGAGCGGCCGCATCTGGTCGATCGCATCGACCGCGAGCCGCACCAGGCTGGATGGCTCGATGTTGAGGTCGGCAGAGCCGGCGTCGAAGCGGCTGATCTCGAGCAGGTCGCCCAGCAGCAGCTCGAATCGCACCGTCTGAGTGTGCAGCAGCTCTGCCGTGCGGCCGATGGCGGGCTCGAAGCTGTCGCGCTTGTCGTAGAGCACGTCGCCGGCCAGCCGGATGGTCGTGAGCGGTGTTCGAAGCTCGTGCGACACATCGGAGACGAAGCGCTGTTGCAGTTGCGAGAGTTCGGCGAGCTGAGTGATCTGGCCCTGCATGCTGTCGGCCATGCCGTTGAACGACCGCGCCAGGGTGGCGATGATGTCGTCGCCCTTCTCGGGGATGCGCACCTCGAGTTCACCCTCGGCCAGCTTCTCGCTCACCTCGGCCGCCACCCTGATCGGCTCGATCACCAGCCGCACGATGACCCACGCCACGAGACCGATGAGCAGCGTGAGCAACAGTCCGGCGATCCACAGCGTCTGTTGCACGAAGCTGAGGGTCTGCGCCGAGTCGGCGAGGTTGTAGCCGAGGTAGAGCTGGTATTGACCTGCGCTGGGAATGGTGAGTGGCGAACCGACGATGATGCCGGGGTCGAATCCGCCGGATCCGTTCGGCAACGACACCGACTGCCAATACTGCGTCTGCGTACCGATGGCGCTCGAAACCTCGGTGCGCAGTTCGGGCGAGATGATGGTGCCGGTCGTCAGCGCGGGGCTCGCGAACGGCAGAAACGACGTCGCGGTGGGGTCTTGCCCGGGTGAGGCGTAGATGGCGATGAGCCTCGACGACGATGACGAGGTGATCTTGGTCTGGGCCGAGTTCAGCAGCGTGCTGACCGACGAGTCGGTGCTCGAGTCGGAGGCGTCGAAGATGGTCTGGGCATTCTTCGCCGCCTGATTGGCGTCGAGCAGCACCTGGTTCAGCCGGGAGTGGAACAGGTCGTTGCCGATGCTCACCGACGTATAGATTCCGGCGCCGAGCAGAGCGACCGTGGTCAGGGCGATGGTGATGACGATGGTGCGGAACTGCAGCGATTGACGCCACCACCCGGCGATCTGGCCGGGCCAGGC
Coding sequences:
- the hpf gene encoding ribosome hibernation-promoting factor, HPF/YfiA family, which codes for MEINITGRNLGITDRFRSYATEKAEKVSLLADRALVLEVKVCRHNSANASGGDDRVELTLIGPGPVVRAESAGSDKYVAFDLAIGKLMERVRRAKDRKKVHRGHHRPVSLHEASTGGFSVIDVVPAEAEALAGVSTGAVAVVPPADDTRATETAQTEEDWSPVVIRKKVFAAAPMSVDDALYLMELVGHDFYLFIDADTNRPSVVYRRKGWDYGVIGLDDHTSPLVAAPLEAERVFS
- a CDS encoding ComF family protein produces the protein MAEAGFPIWAGLPYSETVARALSLLKEHGRTDLAPTLGLVLAAAVTDARRACLARLPPGTELVLAVAPSSRAAYRTRGYNPVDVLVRRARLELPIIRPLRVARRVRDQAGLGVAARQQNLAGSLAVRTRFPEGSLQGATVLLVDDVVTTGATLLECRRALESAGAHVVGAATVAFAERRHGRSAVLRSTEFVTE
- a CDS encoding LpqB family beta-propeller domain-containing protein gives rise to the protein MTAGTQKRARRVTFALAGVVTALLAVTGCTGIPDSGAVHSQAVSSTPNDSDVILLPPDPVSGANQSQILNGFLQAAASPQNDYGVARKYLTDDFSKTWDPNAGVLIDAGQPAETTLSDTSISISVTPLAEVDATGQYQESASSAAVTLPFTFSQENGQWRISAANPGIILEQLRFSQVFGSHPLYFYDPTYTYLVPDVRWFAKDESTSTRVVKALLAGPAPWLGQGAVVTAFPDGTETTAVVVDSGRANVPVSSQVLSQSAQALQRMQYQLDESLSTVASVASVVMTVNQNPVTVLAGPAPSVDPRVNPQALVDMANVFGYLSGNAATPIPAVSDKIQALAPLSVVSSAKVFAVATAAGVFAVQPGSNAPVLVDNRPGLVPPSVDPAGFVWSVPAGNPGAVQAYGSDGTAHAVVAGWDGATSITSLDISRDGTRALALTTSDGQPKLVVAAVIRDKDGVPERLGNPVTLASGGGTPVDATWVDESNVASLTVSASGDDRIVLQQIGGISSNLGVPVNATTIAGGNDLSGLWLLTSAGDLQQQRGSGWQTNTTGVGMLATQT
- the mtrB gene encoding MtrAB system histidine kinase MtrB; protein product: MPSPSVAQSSGAATGRGRPPSAASGRSHIGPFLAREWRAWPGQIAGWWRQSLQFRTIVITIALTTVALLGAGIYTSVSIGNDLFHSRLNQVLLDANQAAKNAQTIFDASDSSTDSSVSTLLNSAQTKITSSSSSRLIAIYASPGQDPTATSFLPFASPALTTGTIISPELRTEVSSAIGTQTQYWQSVSLPNGSGGFDPGIIVGSPLTIPSAGQYQLYLGYNLADSAQTLSFVQQTLWIAGLLLTLLIGLVAWVIVRLVIEPIRVAAEVSEKLAEGELEVRIPEKGDDIIATLARSFNGMADSMQGQITQLAELSQLQQRFVSDVSHELRTPLTTIRLAGDVLYDKRDSFEPAIGRTAELLHTQTVRFELLLGDLLEISRFDAGSADLNIEPSSLVRLAVDAIDQMRPLAEAAGSEIRIYAPGGHIEVEIDARRIRRIVTNLLGNAIEHGEGRPILVSVDSNVSAIAISVRDHGIGMSAEDAERVFERFWRADPSRKRTIGGTGLGLAISLEDAALHGGQLEVWSESGVGSCFRLTLPRVHGRPLGTSPLPLPPEDPPEDADPDRTDDTGAHLFTRSYDPTHTFDEPVGLPAELRTASPSDSRAANSVEGSA